The Lytechinus pictus isolate F3 Inbred chromosome 15, Lp3.0, whole genome shotgun sequence genome contains a region encoding:
- the LOC129278212 gene encoding uncharacterized protein LOC129278212 — protein MEEAPLVSLVYRMLRNPRPVTLVGAFCTACGAIFSSLSQTPVIFCLCFALFGLGSSVVFVSSILTLKGVANDRFNVMYGIATSGYAFGSLFVPIAAEYFQSIYGWRGAMLILGALSGNMIPFAIALGPSSFPGEQESQDGLLTEESGTETGVYSFSSKFYSDSSSDSTDDDMSSTENLDSKQLGTRERSQLSFEDEIDVDSDQSSTGTYSLKWTDRMKKIRMGEHTTRFYSSGKEAIYKNNSKHQRMERRGFCNKFHETLSTCGSLWEPCLVTLTFSYFVMGIEVAGWRFLFVPRAIDGGQSLTNVHILDLTVASATFISRLTLGFVLRKSGNTTTVLLCLVITEEFSKFLDVFVPQFPVMLLCSFLSGIALEAMAFLPVILGAELLLVPENFDVLFGILEMLQGAGILAGGGISGLIAGELGYNPAYLALATTNGVTFLLVIILKLCERRRTGTS, from the exons atggagGAGG CTCCGCTTGTGTCATTGGTTTATCGGATGCTGAGAAACCCAAGACCGGTTACCCTTGTTGGAGCTTTTTGCACGGCATGTGGAGcaattttctcttctctttctcaAACCCCGGTGATATTCTGTCTGTGCTTCGCTTTATTCG GATTAGGCAGCTCAGTGGTCTTTGTATCATCCATTTTGACCCTCAAAGGGGTTGCAAATGATCGATTCAACGTGATGTATGGGATAGCTACATCCGGATACGCATTTGGTTCTTTGTTTGTTCCAATTGCAGCTGAATATTTCCAGAGTATCTACGGCTGGAGGGGGGCTATGTTGATACTTGGGGCACTATCCGGGAACATGATTCCGTTCGCAATCGCGCTAGGGCCCTCCTCTTTCCCGGGTGAACAGGAGAGTCAAGATGGTCTCTTAACCGAAGAAAGTGGAACGGAAACTGGGGTATACAGCTTTAGTAGCAAATTTTATTCGGATTCATCATCTGATTCAACAGACGATGACATGTCATCAACTGAAAATCTTGATTCAAAACAGCTTGGAACAAGAGAAAGGTCGCAGCTAAGTTTTGAAGATGAGATTGACGTTGACAGTGATCAGAGTTCGACTGGCACTTATAGCCTTAAATGGACAGATCGAATGAAAAAGATTCGAATGGGAGAGCATACCACAAGATTCTACTCTTCGGGAAAAGAAGCAATCTATAAGAATAACAGTAAACATCAAAGAATGGAAAGACGTGGGTTCTgcaacaaatttcatgaaacccTGAGCACCTGTGGAAGTCTTTGGGAGCCCTGCCTGGTGACCTTAACATTTTCATACTTTGTGATGGGTATAGAAGTTGCAGGTTGGCGCTTCTTATTCGTTCCCCGAGCCATTGACGGAGGTCAGTCACTAACCAATGTCCACATCCTAGACCTGACGGTTGCCTCTGCCACGTTTATCAGCCGTCTCACACTCGGCTTCGTACTCCGGAAATCTGGGAATACGACGACAGTTCTGTTGTGCTTGGTGATCACAGAAGAATTCTCCAAGTTCCTCGACGTCTTTGTTCCCCAGTTTCCAGTGATGCTTCTCTGCTCCTTTCTATCCGGGATTGCTCTGGAAGCGATGGCGTTCTTACCGGTCATTCTTGGTGCAGAACTCTTGCTGGTACCCGAAAACTTCGATGTTCTCTTCGGAATCCTCGAGATGTTGCAGGGAGCGGGAATTTTAGCTGGAGGGGGCATTTCAG GTCTCATTGCTGGTGAACTTGGATACAACCCAGCCTATCTCGCTCTGGCAACCACCAATGGGGTGACTTTTCTATTGGTCATAATCCTCAAGCTTTGTGAAAGGAGAAGGACAGGAACGTCGTGA
- the LOC129278268 gene encoding serine/threonine-protein phosphatase 6 regulatory ankyrin repeat subunit B-like, which yields MVLMWKREVFVVKPHYLGVPQGMSKAAKYLDNIRASMVEEDTENCSPLLTALRNGHLDEVRNLVSHGANVNQGDARDDAEASWTPLVIAAKTGRVELLKFLIDHGAEIRKSVKGLTALHFAAFFGHLDAIKYLISQGADVNGEGDTGATAINTAVIYGHLDVIRYLIHHGAKVNKGDNIGVTALHTAAHNGHLDVTKYLIGQGADVNKGNDNGLTALHVAAMNGHLDVTRYLIHQGAKVNKGNNNGVTALHFAASNGHIDVTKYLISQGAEVNKGDNNWWTALHVAAENGHLDIIKYLISQGADVKKGDKNDWTAIQIAAQNSQLDVIKYLISQGADVNKGNDKDVTTLRIVAKNGNLEITKYLISKGAEVNKGYNDGMTVLHFAVMNGHLDVVKYLISQGAEVNKEDNDGVNALHITAFFGHLDVIKYLISQGAKVNKGDNNCWTALHIAAQNDHLDVIKYLISQRAEVKRENNIGATALHIAAQNGHLDVIKYLISQGAEVNKGVNYGSNILHSAAYSGHLDVVKYLISQGAEVNKGNDNDVTALYIAAENGHLDITKYLISQGAEVKRENNNGVTALHTAAENGHLDVIKYLVSQGARVNKGDRNGVSALHRAAKNGHLDVVEYLISQGARVNKRDNNGATALHTTAFFGRLDVMKYLISQGAEVKQGDDNGLTPLHITAYFGHLTVTKYLIRQGAEVNKGDNNCWTALHRAAKNGHLDIVEYLISQGIEVNKGDRNGWTALHLAAHNGHLDVIKYLIIQGAEVKKENNVGATALHIAAQNGHLDVIKHLFRQGAGVNKRDNDGLTALHIAVKNGHLEVIKCLISRGAEVNKGNDNDVTPIHVAAENGHLDVTKYLISQGAEVNKGDNDGSNALHSAAYNGNLDVSKYLIGQGAEVIKENNIGATALHIAAQNGHLDITKYLISQGADVNKGDSNGWTALHFAAQNGHLEVTKYLISQGAEVNSKNKNGWTSLDFAISKNHIDVVQVLKAEGAIVHILNEQRVLYVVLPLIDTPKPLNATSNTEISDELYNRNLSPEKAPVFYPLDSGAETDTEDNSSKLPIHYAKDEAVKQMILSRMNFPEKAHNQASTESTDAESPLESRMSTEAISEDFTTPQDDPNSEDKKEQSERNKTQNQTTEREQDHTDDEQDDLIQLEKHGITVRISKYELYSAKDITVEVIEDVPPELELKETEAIIAAGLKMSPSDAIFDSPVRVTMPHCGAFTKPKDAEVYIHYRNNDSAKFTAILCGSTSSLRCVVRDRDLDIYVNHFSEYWIVAKIRRIFIGKRVICTPIIPVSAPRNRLPVLWVNVRDQNIAEGQVPKGYEVPIPGEQFLIRWKSGGLQISCKESTLKDKPQIVQEREFRHLTEHKVMFEVDTPNITENEVNLHITLRQSTTKRLIVPMSLNETATEISEGGARSPSTIATSSFPSAGNHPAETIGSGFTSETREPGRKCESDFDDILRAIARKIVKSSDIDNLGGKLGLEPEDIRRYIQANTDADYMGTLNMLRTWRRGTTESKEREQLRKALIGIKHKHLADKYMGDAKLK from the exons ATGGTTCTAATGTGGAAAAGGGAAGTCTTTGTGGTCAAACCACATTATCTAGGTGTTCCACAAGGAATGTCTAAGGCGGCCAAATATCTCGATAATATTAGAGCAAGTATGGTTGAAGAAGATACAGAGAACTGTTCTCCATTACTAACGGCTTTAAGGAATGGTCACCTTGATGAAGTACGAAACCTAGTCAGTCATGGGGCGAACGTGAATCAGGGTGATGCCCGGGATGATGCTGAAGCTAGCTGGACGCCGTTAGTGATCGCAGCAAAGACCGGCAGAGTGGAGCTGTTGAAATTTCTCATCGATCATGGGGCTGAGATTAGAAAGTCTGTTAAAGGACTGACCGCTTTACACTTTGCCGCTTTCTTTGGTCATCTTGATGctatcaaatatctgattagtCAAGGGGCCGACGTGAACGGGGAAGGTGATACTGGCGCCACTGCAATAAATACGGCTGTTATatatggtcatcttgatgtcatcAGATATCTTATCCATCATGGAGCGAAGGTGAACAAAGGAGACAACATTGGTGTGACTGCATTACACACTGCTGctcataatggtcatcttgatgtcaccaaatATCTGATCGGTCAAGGGGCTGACGTGAATAAAGGAAATGACAATGGTTTGACTGCATTACACGTTGCTGCGatgaatggtcatcttgatgtcaccagATATTTAATCCACCAGGGGGCCAAGGTGAATAAAGGAAATAACAATGGTGtgactgcattacactttgCTGCAAGTAATGGCCATATTGATGTCACCAAATAcctgatcagtcaaggggctgaagTGAATAAAGGAGATAACAATTGGTGGACTGCGTTGCACGTTGCTGctgagaatggtcatcttgatatcATCAAATATCTTATCAGTCAAGGAGCAGATGTGAAGAAAGGAGATAAAAATGATTGGACTGCAATTCAAATTGCTGCCCAGAATAGTCAACTTGATGTCATCAAATATCttatcagtcaaggagctgacgTGAATAAAGGAAATGACAAAGACGTGACTACATTACGAATTGTTGCTAAGAATGGTAATCTTGAGATcaccaaatatctgatcagtaaaGGGGCTGAAGTGAATAAAGGATATAACGATGGTATGACTGTATTACACTTTGCCGTTatgaatggtcatcttgatgtcgtgaaatatctgatcagtcaaggggctgaagTGAATAAAGAAGATAATGATGGTGTGAATGCATTACACATTACTGCTTTCTTTGGTCATTTGGatgtcatcaaatatctgatcagtcaaggggctaAAGTGAATAAAGGAGATAACAAttgttggactgcattacacattgctgctcagaatgatcatcttgatgtcatcaaatatctgatcagtcaaagGGCTGAGGTGAAAAGGGAAAACAACATTGGTGCGACggcattacacattgctgctcagaatggtcatcttgacgtcatcaaatatctgatcagtcaaggggctgaggtgaatAAAGGAGTTAACTATGGTTCGAATatattacacagtgctgcttacagtggtcatcttgatgtcgtcaaatatctgattagtcaaggggctgaggtgaatAAAGGAAATGACAACGATGTGACTGCATTATACATTGCTGctgagaatggtcatcttgacatcaccaaatatctgatcagtcaaggggctgaggtaaaaagagaaaataacaatGGTGTGACTGCATTGCACACTGCTGctgagaatggtcatcttgatgtcatcAAATATCTGGTCAGTCAAGGGGCTAGGGTGAATAAAGGAGATAGAAATGGTGTGAGTGCATTACACAGGGCTGctaagaatggtcatcttgatgttgtcgaatatctgatcagtcaaggggctaGGGTGAATAAAAGAGATAACAATGGCGCGACTGCATTACACACTACTGCTTTCTTTGGTCGTCTTGATGTCATGAAATATttgatcagtcaaggggctgaggtaaAACAAGGAGATGACAATGGTTTGACTCCATTACACATTACTGCTTACTTCGGTCATCTTACTGTaaccaaatatctgatcagaCAAGGGGCTGAAGTGAATAAAGGAGATAACAATTGTTGGACTGCGTTACACAGGGCTGctaagaatggtcatcttgatattGTCgagtatctgatcagtcaagggaTTGAAGTGAATAAAGGAGATAGaaatggttggactgcattacacttgGCTGCTCacaatggtcatcttgatgtcattAAATACCTGATTAttcaaggggctgaggtgaaAAAGGAAAACAACGTTGGTgcgactgcattacacattgctgctcagaatggCCATCTTGATGTCATCAAACATCTTTTCCGTCAAGGGGCTGGGGTGAATAAAAGAGACAACGATGGtttgactgcattacacattgctgttaagaatggtcatcttgaggTCATCAAATGTCTTATCAGTCGAGGGGCTGAGGTGAATAAAGGAAATGACAACGATGTGACTCCAATACATGTTGCTGctgagaatggtcatcttgacgtcaccaaatatctgatcagtcaaggggctgaggtgaatAAAGGAGATAACGATGGTTCGaatgcattacacagtgctgcttaCAATGGTAATCTTGATGTCAGCAAATATTTGATTGGGCAAGGGGCTGAGGTGATAAAGGAAAACAACATTGGTgcgactgcattacacattgctgctcagaatggCCATCTTGACATtaccaaatatctgatcagtcaaggggctgatgTGAATAAAGGAGATAgcaatggttggactgcattacactttgctgctcagaatggtcatcttgaggTCACCAAATATCTAATCAGTCAAGGAGCCGAAGTGAACTCGAAGAATAAAAACGGTTGGACTTCTTTAGACTTTGCTATTTCCAAAAATCATATTGATGTCGTTCAAGTTCTTAAGGCTGAAGGTGCAATTGTCCATATACTTAATGAGCAGAGAGTCTTATACGTGGTACTTCCCTTGATCGACACTCCAAAACCTCTCAACGCCACTTCGAATACCGAG ATTTCAGACGAGTTATACAATAGAAACCTATCACCGGAGAAGGCTCCGGTGTTCTATCCTCTTGACAGTGGAGCAGAGACAGATACGGAAGATAACTCAAGCAAACTACCAATCCACTATGCCAAGGATGAAGCGGTGAAACAGATGATCTTATCGAG aaTGAATTTTCCTGAAAAGGCTCATAATCAAG CATCCACAGAAAGCACGGATGCAGAAAGCCCACTGGAATCAAGAATGTCTACTGAAGCGATTTCAGAGGATTTCACGACACCCCAGGATGATCCAAACTCTGAAGATAAGAAGGAGCAGAGCGAGAGGAATAAAACTCAAAATCAAACGACAGAAAGAGAGCAGGATCATACTGATGATGAACAAGATGACCTGATCCAACTGGAAAAGCATGGCATTACGGTCAGGATTTCGAAATATGAACTTTACAGCGCAAAGGACATCACAGTGGAAGTGATTGAAGACGTCCCACCTGAGCTGGAGCTGAAGGAGACAGAAGCCATCATTGCGGCTGGATTGAAGATGTCGCCTTCTGATGCAATCTTTGACAGTCCTGTGAGAGTAACGATGCCCCATTGCGGTGCATTCACAAAACCAAAGGATGCAGAAGTCTACATCCATTATCGCAACAACG ATTCTGCAAAGTTTACTGCAATTCTTTGTGGCAGCACGAGTAGCCTGAGATGTGTTGTGAGAGATCGCGATCTGGATATTTACGTCAACCACTTCTCAGAATATTGGATTGTTGCTAAAATAAGACGGATATTTATTGGCAAACGTGTTATCTGTACACCAATCATTCCTGTGTCAGCACCTCGAAATCGCCTGCCCGTTTTGTGGGTCAATGTAAGGGACCAAAACATTGCAGAAGGACAG GTTCCAAAAGGATATGAGGTCCCGATTCCAGGAGAGCAATTCTTAATCAGATGGAAGTCAGGGGGATTACAAATTTCTTGTAAAGAAAGTACCTTGAAAGACAAGCCTCAG ATTGTCCAGGAAAGGGAATTTCGTCACCTCACTGAGCACAAAGTAATGTTCGAAGTGGATACACCAAACATTACTGAGAATGAAGTCAACCTACACATCACCCTAAGACAGAGTACAACGAAGAGGCTCATAGTTCCAATGTCATTAAATG AAACAGCTACGGAGATATCAGAGGGAGGAGCACGTTCACCATCAACGATAGCGACATCATCATTCCCATCGGCTGGCAATCATCCTGCAGAAACTATAGGTTCTGGTTTTACTTCTGAAACAAG AGAGCCAGGGAGAAAATGTGAGAGCGATTTCGATGACATTCTGAGGGCAATTGCAAGGAAGATCGTCAAAAGCAGTGATATTGATAATCTAGGCGGTAAACTTGGCCTAGAACCAGAAGATATACGACGCTACATACAAGCTAACACGGATGCAGACTACATGGGCACGCTGAATATGCTCCGAACATGGAGGAGAGGAACGACTGAATCAAAGGAACGTGAACAATTGAGGAAGGCCCTTATAGGTATCAAGCATAAGCATTTGGCAGACAAATACATGGGTGATGCCAAGCTTAAATGA